Proteins from a genomic interval of Pseudomonas paeninsulae:
- a CDS encoding glutamate-5-semialdehyde dehydrogenase has protein sequence MTESVLDYMTRLGRAARAASRVVASASTAQKNRALQATAEALDAARAELTAANELDLAAGRANGLEPALLDRLALTPARIDGMIEGLRQVASLADPVGAIRDLSYRPSGIQVGKMRVPLGVIGIIYESRPNVTIDAASLCLKSGNATILRGGSEAIHSNRAIAACIQRGLAAADLPAAAVQVVETTDRAAVGALISMPEFVDVIVPRGGKGLIERVSRDARVPVIKHLDGICHVYVDALAEMPKAQGIAFNAKTYRYGICGAMETLLVDQAVAAVFLPAMAQMFVEKGVELRGCERTCALIQAIPATEEDWSAEYLAPILSIRVVDGLDQAIEHINRYGSHHTDAIVTEHQGRARRFLAEVDSSSVMLNAPTCFADGFEYGLGAEIGISTDKLHARGPVGLEGLTCEKYVVIGDGQLRGQNA, from the coding sequence ATGACCGAGTCCGTGCTCGACTATATGACCCGCCTGGGCCGTGCGGCCCGCGCCGCCTCGCGCGTGGTCGCCAGCGCCAGCACCGCGCAGAAGAACCGTGCCCTGCAGGCCACCGCCGAGGCACTGGATGCCGCGCGCGCCGAGCTGACCGCCGCCAACGAGCTGGATCTGGCCGCCGGCCGTGCCAATGGCCTGGAACCGGCGCTGCTGGACCGTCTGGCGCTGACCCCGGCGCGGATCGACGGCATGATCGAAGGTCTGCGCCAGGTCGCCAGCCTGGCTGATCCGGTCGGCGCGATTCGTGACCTAAGTTACCGTCCGTCGGGTATTCAGGTCGGCAAGATGCGCGTACCGCTCGGCGTGATCGGCATCATCTACGAGTCGCGGCCCAACGTGACCATCGACGCCGCCAGCCTGTGCCTGAAGTCCGGCAACGCCACCATCCTGCGTGGCGGCTCGGAAGCCATTCATTCCAACCGTGCGATTGCCGCCTGCATCCAGCGCGGCTTGGCCGCGGCCGATCTGCCGGCCGCCGCGGTGCAGGTGGTGGAAACCACCGACCGCGCCGCCGTCGGTGCGCTGATTAGCATGCCCGAATTCGTCGATGTGATAGTGCCGCGCGGCGGCAAGGGCCTGATCGAGCGGGTCAGTCGCGACGCACGGGTACCGGTGATCAAGCACCTGGACGGCATCTGTCATGTGTATGTCGACGCCCTGGCCGAGATGCCCAAGGCCCAGGGCATCGCCTTCAACGCCAAGACCTACCGCTACGGCATCTGCGGTGCGATGGAAACCCTGTTGGTCGATCAGGCCGTGGCTGCTGTATTTCTGCCGGCCATGGCGCAGATGTTCGTCGAGAAGGGCGTCGAGTTGCGCGGCTGCGAACGCACCTGCGCGCTGATCCAGGCAATCCCGGCGACGGAAGAGGACTGGAGCGCCGAATACTTGGCGCCGATCCTGTCGATCCGCGTGGTCGACGGCCTGGATCAGGCCATCGAGCACATCAATCGCTACGGCTCGCACCACACCGACGCCATCGTCACTGAGCACCAGGGCCGCGCCCGGCGTTTTCTCGCCGAGGTCGACTCCAGTTCGGTAATGCTCAATGCACCAACCTGTTTCGCCGATGGCTTCGAGTACGGCCTGGGTGCGGAGATCGGCATTTCCACCGACAAGCTGCATGCCCGCGGCCCGGTGGGTCTGGAAGGCCTGACCTGCGAGAAGTATGTGGTGATCGGCGACGGTCAGCTGCGCGGGCAGAATGCCTAA
- the rodA gene encoding rod shape-determining protein RodA — protein sequence MRRRASLLQRVHIDGILLLLLLILAVGSLFILYSASGKNVDLLIKQASSFGIGLVGMFIIAQLEPRFMARWVPLAYVAGVGLLVVVDVMGHNAMGATRWINIPGVIRFQPSEFMKIIMPATIAWYLAKRSLPPSLKHIATSLALILVPFVLILLQPDLGTSMLVIVSGVFVLFIAGLQWRWVIGALGALIPVTVGMWFFVLREYQKQRVLTFLNPESDPLGSGWNIIQSKAAIGSGGVFGKGWLLGTQSHLDFLPESHTDFIIAVLAEEFGLVGVCLLLLVYLLLIARGLVITVQAQTLFGKLLAGALTMTFFVYVFVNIGMVSGLLPVVGVPLPFISYGGTSLITLLAGFGILMSIHTHRKWIAQA from the coding sequence CTGCGCCGTCGCGCCAGCCTGCTGCAGCGCGTGCATATCGACGGCATTTTGCTGCTGCTGTTGCTGATCCTGGCGGTCGGCAGCCTGTTCATTTTGTATTCGGCCAGCGGCAAGAATGTCGACCTGTTGATCAAGCAGGCCAGCTCCTTTGGCATCGGCCTGGTGGGCATGTTCATCATCGCCCAGCTCGAGCCGCGCTTCATGGCGCGCTGGGTGCCCCTGGCGTATGTGGCGGGTGTCGGCCTGCTGGTGGTGGTGGATGTGATGGGTCACAACGCGATGGGCGCCACCCGCTGGATCAATATTCCCGGGGTGATTCGCTTCCAGCCCTCGGAGTTCATGAAGATCATCATGCCGGCGACCATCGCCTGGTACCTGGCCAAGCGCAGCTTGCCGCCGAGTTTGAAGCACATCGCGACCAGTCTGGCCCTGATTCTGGTGCCGTTCGTGCTGATCCTGCTGCAGCCGGATCTGGGTACCTCGATGCTGGTGATCGTTTCGGGGGTTTTCGTCCTGTTCATCGCCGGGCTGCAGTGGCGCTGGGTCATCGGTGCGCTGGGGGCGTTGATCCCGGTTACGGTGGGTATGTGGTTCTTTGTCCTGCGTGAGTACCAGAAACAGCGCGTGCTAACCTTCCTCAATCCCGAGAGCGATCCGCTGGGCAGCGGCTGGAACATCATCCAGTCGAAGGCGGCGATCGGCTCGGGCGGGGTCTTCGGCAAGGGCTGGCTGCTCGGCACCCAGTCACATCTGGACTTCTTGCCGGAAAGCCACACCGATTTCATCATCGCCGTGCTCGCCGAGGAATTTGGCCTGGTCGGCGTTTGTTTGTTACTGCTGGTTTACCTGCTGTTGATCGCACGCGGTTTGGTGATTACCGTGCAAGCGCAGACGCTGTTCGGTAAGCTTCTGGCGGGCGCGCTGACCATGACGTTCTTCGTTTATGTTTTCGTCAATATCGGTATGGTCAGCGGTCTGCTGCCAGTGGTGGGGGTGCCGTTGCCGTTCATCAGCTATGGCGGTACTTCGCTGATTACCCTGCTGGCAGGGTTTGGCATTTTGATGTCGATCCACACGCACCGTAAGTGGATTGCACAGGCTTAA
- a CDS encoding LON peptidase substrate-binding domain-containing protein, which produces MNLSLFPLNTVLFPGCLLDLQIFEARYLDMISRCMKQGEGFGVVCIVEGEEVGEAAGHFSAIGCEALICDFQQRPNGLLGIRVEGGRRFKVRHAQVLPDQLTVAEVDWLEEAAEQPLGCEHADLVALLEALAEHPLVAALGMTDAVSSQAALANQLAYLLPLASEQKVQLLALDEPQARLSLLQTVLDQLQGEVTG; this is translated from the coding sequence ATGAATCTATCCCTGTTTCCGCTCAATACCGTGTTGTTTCCGGGTTGCCTGCTCGATTTGCAGATATTCGAGGCGCGCTACCTAGACATGATCAGTCGCTGCATGAAGCAGGGCGAGGGCTTCGGCGTGGTGTGTATTGTCGAAGGCGAGGAAGTCGGCGAGGCCGCCGGCCACTTCTCGGCGATTGGTTGTGAGGCGCTGATCTGCGACTTTCAGCAGCGGCCCAACGGCCTGCTGGGGATTCGTGTCGAAGGTGGTCGGCGCTTCAAGGTGCGCCACGCCCAGGTGCTACCGGATCAACTGACCGTCGCCGAGGTTGACTGGCTGGAGGAGGCGGCGGAGCAACCCCTGGGGTGCGAACATGCGGATCTCGTCGCGTTGCTCGAGGCCCTGGCCGAGCACCCGCTGGTCGCCGCCTTGGGCATGACTGATGCCGTCAGCAGTCAAGCGGCCCTGGCCAATCAGCTGGCCTATCTGTTGCCATTGGCATCGGAGCAGAAAGTGCAACTGCTGGCGCTTGACGAGCCGCAGGCGCGCCTGAGTCTGCTGCAAACCGTGCTCGATCAGCTACAGGGTGAAGTGACTGGCTAG
- the nadD gene encoding nicotinate-nucleotide adenylyltransferase — MPKRIGIFGGTFDPVHIGHLRSALEVAEFMALDELRLIPSARPPHREAPQVSAHDRLAMVELAVAGLAPLCVDDRELKRDKPSYSIDTLESLRAELAADDQLFLILGWDAFCGLPTWHRWNALLEHCHILVLQRPDADSEAPETLRNLLAARSISDPLTLEGPGGQISFIWQTPLAVSATQIRTLLASGQSVRYLVPDAVLTYIHAHGLYRASN; from the coding sequence ATGCCTAAACGCATCGGTATATTCGGCGGCACCTTCGATCCGGTGCATATCGGCCACCTGCGCAGTGCGCTGGAAGTGGCGGAGTTCATGGCCCTCGACGAGTTGCGCCTGATCCCCAGTGCGCGGCCGCCGCACCGCGAGGCGCCACAGGTTTCGGCGCACGATCGCCTGGCCATGGTCGAACTGGCGGTGGCCGGCTTGGCACCGTTGTGCGTCGACGATCGCGAGCTCAAACGTGACAAGCCGTCGTACAGCATCGACACCCTGGAGTCGTTGCGCGCCGAGTTGGCGGCCGACGACCAGTTGTTTCTGATTCTCGGTTGGGATGCCTTCTGCGGGCTACCCACCTGGCATCGCTGGAACGCGTTGCTGGAGCACTGCCATATTCTGGTGCTGCAGCGCCCGGATGCCGACAGCGAAGCGCCGGAAACCTTGCGCAATCTGCTGGCGGCCCGCAGCATCAGCGACCCGTTGACCCTGGAGGGTCCCGGGGGACAGATTTCCTTTATCTGGCAGACGCCCCTGGCGGTGTCTGCCACGCAGATCCGCACGCTGCTGGCGAGCGGCCAATCGGTGCGTTACCTGGTGCCCGATGCGGTACTCACCTATATCCATGCGCACGGGCTCTACCGTGCGTCGAACTGA
- the mrdA gene encoding penicillin-binding protein 2 yields the protein MPQPIRLKDHEKDARLIRRRALVGALVFLLLTAALIARMYYLQVVQYEYHSTLSENNRVHVQPIPPRRGLIFDRNGVIVADNRPSFSLTLTRERAGDWEPVLDVIVEVLGLSSDERALFEKRVRQGRRPFEPVPVLFELSEEQIATIAVNQFRLPGVEVVAQLVRHYPQREHFAHSVGYVGRINEKELKELDPVAYSGTHHIGKTGIERFYEEQLHGEVGYEEVETNARGRVLRVLKRIDPMPGKDVMLTIDVRLQEAAEAALGGRRGAIVAIQPSTGEVLAMVSQPSFDPNPFVTGISFKAYAELRDSIDQPLFNRVLRGLYPPGSTIKPMMAVAALDAGVITPTSRVFDPGFYQLAGNSHKYRNWNRSGDGWVSLEMAIMRSNDTYFYDLAHKLGIDRMHDYMSRFGLGQRVSLDMFEETSGLMPSRDWKRGRYRQPWYPGETLILGIGQGYMQTTPLQLAQAVTLIATKGKWIRPHLAKTVEGVPPVDSEPLPDVLLRDAKYWDYARLGMEQVMHGARGTARKVGDTAEYRMAGKSGTAQVVAIKQGERYDRNKIQERHRDHALFVAFAPADNPQIAVAVMVENGESGSGVAAPVVKQVMDAWLLDDSGQLKAEYAKPVSAEVGQR from the coding sequence ATGCCGCAGCCGATTCGCCTCAAGGACCACGAAAAAGACGCGCGCCTGATTCGCCGGCGTGCGCTGGTCGGTGCCTTGGTGTTTCTGCTGCTGACTGCGGCCCTGATCGCGCGCATGTATTACTTGCAGGTAGTGCAGTACGAGTACCACTCGACCCTTTCGGAAAACAATCGGGTTCACGTTCAGCCGATTCCGCCGAGGCGTGGGCTGATCTTCGATCGCAACGGGGTGATTGTCGCCGACAATCGGCCAAGTTTCAGCCTGACCCTGACCCGCGAACGGGCGGGTGACTGGGAGCCGGTGCTGGATGTGATCGTCGAGGTGCTGGGGCTGAGCAGCGATGAGCGGGCGCTGTTCGAGAAGCGCGTGCGCCAGGGCCGTCGGCCGTTCGAACCGGTGCCGGTGTTGTTCGAGTTGAGCGAAGAGCAGATTGCCACGATCGCGGTCAATCAGTTCCGTTTGCCCGGGGTTGAGGTGGTGGCGCAACTGGTGCGGCATTATCCCCAGCGCGAACACTTCGCGCATTCGGTAGGCTATGTCGGGCGGATCAACGAGAAAGAACTGAAGGAACTCGATCCGGTGGCCTATAGCGGGACTCACCATATCGGCAAAACCGGTATTGAGCGCTTCTACGAAGAGCAGTTGCACGGCGAGGTCGGCTACGAAGAGGTCGAGACCAACGCGCGCGGCCGGGTGCTGCGGGTGCTCAAACGCATCGATCCGATGCCGGGCAAGGATGTCATGCTGACTATCGATGTGCGCCTGCAGGAAGCTGCCGAGGCCGCGTTGGGCGGTCGTCGCGGCGCCATTGTGGCGATCCAGCCGAGTACCGGCGAGGTACTGGCGATGGTCAGTCAGCCGAGTTTCGATCCCAACCCGTTCGTCACTGGCATCAGCTTCAAGGCCTATGCCGAGCTGCGCGACTCGATCGACCAACCGTTGTTCAACCGCGTCTTGCGCGGCCTCTACCCGCCGGGCTCGACCATCAAACCGATGATGGCCGTAGCCGCCCTGGATGCCGGGGTGATCACCCCCACTTCGCGGGTGTTCGATCCGGGGTTCTATCAACTGGCCGGCAACAGCCACAAATACCGCAACTGGAACCGCAGCGGCGACGGCTGGGTGAGTCTGGAGATGGCGATCATGCGCTCCAATGACACCTATTTTTACGATTTGGCGCACAAGCTGGGCATCGACCGGATGCACGACTACATGAGCCGCTTCGGCCTGGGCCAGCGAGTGTCACTGGACATGTTCGAGGAAACGTCCGGACTGATGCCGTCGCGGGACTGGAAACGGGGGCGCTACCGTCAGCCTTGGTACCCGGGGGAAACCCTGATTCTCGGCATCGGCCAGGGCTATATGCAGACTACACCGCTGCAATTGGCCCAGGCGGTGACCCTGATTGCCACCAAGGGCAAGTGGATTCGTCCGCACCTGGCCAAGACCGTCGAAGGGGTCCCCCCGGTGGATTCTGAGCCGCTGCCGGATGTCCTGTTGCGCGATGCCAAATACTGGGATTACGCGCGGCTCGGTATGGAGCAAGTGATGCATGGGGCGCGCGGCACCGCACGCAAGGTTGGCGACACGGCGGAGTATCGAATGGCCGGCAAGAGCGGCACGGCGCAGGTGGTGGCGATCAAGCAGGGTGAAAGATACGACCGCAACAAGATCCAGGAGCGCCATCGTGATCACGCCTTGTTCGTCGCGTTCGCTCCGGCGGACAACCCGCAGATCGCCGTGGCGGTGATGGTGGAAAATGGCGAGTCAGGCTCGGGTGTGGCCGCTCCGGTGGTCAAGCAGGTAATGGATGCCTGGTTGCTCGACGACAGTGGCCAGCTCAAGGCCGAATACGCCAAGCCGGTGAGTGCAGAGGTCGGTCAGCGATGA
- the mltB gene encoding lytic murein transglycosylase B, with protein MHILRGWAARQTHWLGLAAAMGVVQPALAADYQDSPQVSEFIAEMNRDYGFASEQLGRLFAAVQRKQTILDAISRPAEKVKPWKDYRPIFITDSRIARGVDFWRQHEATLARAEAEYGVPAQVIVAIIGVETFYGGNTGSYRVMDALSTLAFDYPARAPFFRKELREFLMLSREEQVDPLTLKGSYAGAMGLPQFMPSSFRAYAVDFDGDGHINIWTNPVDAIGSVASYFKRHGWLPGEPVVSVATVVGEQVEQGLSVGLDPQMNVDELRRLGWSSSDTLDGEMPVTAFRLEGAQGDEYWLGLPNFFVITRYNRSVMYAMAVNQLAELLVDARGAN; from the coding sequence ATGCACATATTGCGTGGCTGGGCTGCACGGCAAACACATTGGCTCGGTCTGGCTGCCGCCATGGGTGTGGTTCAGCCGGCGCTCGCCGCCGATTATCAGGATTCGCCGCAGGTCAGTGAGTTCATCGCCGAGATGAACCGCGATTATGGTTTTGCCTCGGAGCAACTAGGCCGTCTGTTCGCCGCAGTGCAGCGCAAACAGACGATTCTCGACGCTATCTCGCGTCCGGCGGAGAAGGTCAAACCCTGGAAGGACTACCGGCCGATCTTTATCACCGACTCGCGGATCGCCCGCGGCGTGGATTTCTGGCGTCAGCACGAAGCGACCCTGGCGCGCGCCGAGGCCGAATACGGCGTGCCGGCGCAAGTGATAGTGGCGATCATCGGCGTGGAAACCTTCTACGGTGGCAACACCGGCAGCTACCGGGTGATGGATGCGCTCTCGACCCTGGCCTTCGATTATCCCGCGCGCGCGCCCTTCTTCCGCAAGGAGTTGCGTGAATTCCTCATGCTCTCGCGTGAGGAGCAGGTCGATCCGCTGACCCTCAAAGGTTCCTATGCCGGAGCCATGGGCTTGCCGCAATTCATGCCGAGCAGTTTCCGCGCTTATGCGGTGGACTTCGACGGCGATGGTCATATCAATATCTGGACCAATCCGGTGGATGCCATCGGCAGCGTGGCCAGCTACTTCAAGCGCCACGGCTGGCTGCCTGGCGAGCCAGTGGTCAGCGTCGCCACGGTCGTTGGCGAACAGGTCGAGCAGGGCCTGAGCGTCGGCCTCGACCCGCAGATGAACGTCGACGAGTTACGTCGCCTCGGTTGGTCGAGCAGCGATACGCTGGACGGCGAAATGCCGGTCACCGCCTTCCGCCTCGAAGGTGCCCAGGGCGATGAGTATTGGCTGGGGTTGCCGAACTTCTTTGTGATTACCCGCTATAACCGCAGCGTGATGTACGCCATGGCGGTCAATCAGTTGGCCGAATTGCTGGTAGATGCACGAGGGGCCAACTAA
- a CDS encoding LrgB family protein → MSLDWYGAWQAVTHHPLFGAGITLGAYQLSIAAYERTRWMFLQPVLVSMAIVIGVLLLCGLSFADYRVSAEALTLFLGPATVALAVPLFLNLRRIRQLFWPTVLTLLVAGVVATVLGVALAWWFGADSIMLMSMAPKSVTSPIAMLVASQIGGIAALAAVFVMITGVVGAMLGPSLLRLCGVRHHAAIGMALGMTAHAVGTARAMQESEECGAFAALAMSLMGMLTAVLLPLAIIFLV, encoded by the coding sequence ATGAGTCTCGACTGGTACGGTGCCTGGCAGGCGGTCACGCATCATCCGTTGTTTGGCGCCGGGATTACTCTGGGTGCTTACCAGTTGTCCATCGCCGCCTACGAAAGGACCCGCTGGATGTTCCTGCAGCCGGTGCTGGTGTCGATGGCGATCGTTATAGGGGTGCTGTTGCTGTGCGGCCTGAGTTTCGCCGACTACAGGGTCAGCGCTGAGGCCCTGACCCTGTTCCTCGGCCCCGCCACCGTGGCGTTGGCGGTGCCGTTGTTCCTCAATCTGCGGCGGATTCGCCAGTTGTTCTGGCCGACCGTGCTGACCTTGCTGGTCGCCGGGGTGGTGGCTACGGTGCTTGGCGTGGCCCTGGCCTGGTGGTTTGGTGCCGACTCGATCATGTTGATGAGTATGGCGCCGAAGTCGGTGACCTCGCCGATCGCCATGCTGGTGGCCAGCCAGATCGGTGGTATTGCCGCACTGGCGGCGGTATTCGTGATGATCACCGGGGTGGTCGGGGCGATGCTCGGGCCGTCGCTGTTGCGCCTGTGCGGTGTGCGCCATCACGCGGCCATCGGCATGGCCCTGGGTATGACCGCGCATGCGGTCGGTACTGCGCGGGCCATGCAGGAAAGCGAAGAATGCGGCGCGTTCGCCGCGCTGGCGATGAGTCTGATGGGCATGCTTACTGCAGTATTGCTGCCGCTGGCGATCATCTTCCTGGTCTGA
- a CDS encoding CidA/LrgA family protein, with protein MLLRGLSWLVLCQLLGTGLNVLLLPMLPGPIIGMLLLLLFLLVHGEVSEPLSLASSNLLKYLPLLLVPPAVGVMAYADAIAADFWAVIGALVLSLVLSVVFAGWMMQKLIERQQRRRGDV; from the coding sequence ATGCTGTTACGCGGCCTGTCCTGGCTGGTGCTGTGCCAGTTGCTCGGCACCGGACTCAACGTCTTGTTACTGCCGATGTTGCCAGGGCCGATTATCGGCATGCTGTTGTTGTTGCTGTTCCTGCTGGTGCACGGCGAGGTCAGCGAGCCCCTGAGTCTTGCCTCCAGCAACCTGCTCAAGTACCTGCCGCTGTTGCTGGTGCCACCTGCGGTCGGGGTGATGGCCTATGCCGATGCGATTGCCGCGGACTTCTGGGCGGTGATCGGGGCGCTGGTGTTGTCGCTGGTGCTGTCGGTGGTCTTCGCCGGCTGGATGATGCAAAAACTCATCGAGCGCCAGCAGCGTCGGCGGGGTGACGTATGA
- the rlmH gene encoding 23S rRNA (pseudouridine(1915)-N(3))-methyltransferase RlmH, with product MRIKLIAVGSRMPRWVEDGWQEYAKRMPSELALELVEIPLTTRGKNADVARMIRQEGEAMLAKVQPGERIVTLEVEGRPWSTEQLAGELDKWRLDARTVNLMVGGPEGLAPEVQARSEQRWSLSPLTLPHPLVRIVIGEQMYRAWTVLSGHPYHK from the coding sequence GTGCGGATCAAACTGATTGCCGTCGGCTCGCGCATGCCGCGCTGGGTCGAAGACGGCTGGCAGGAATATGCCAAGCGCATGCCGTCGGAGCTGGCCCTGGAGCTGGTCGAGATTCCTTTGACCACCCGTGGCAAGAATGCCGATGTAGCGCGGATGATCCGCCAGGAAGGCGAAGCCATGCTGGCCAAGGTGCAGCCGGGGGAACGCATCGTCACCCTGGAAGTCGAAGGGCGGCCGTGGAGTACCGAGCAGTTGGCCGGTGAACTGGACAAGTGGCGCCTGGATGCGCGCACCGTCAACCTTATGGTCGGCGGCCCCGAAGGGTTGGCGCCGGAAGTACAGGCGCGCAGTGAACAGCGCTGGTCGCTGTCGCCGTTGACCTTGCCACACCCGCTGGTACGGATTGTTATCGGCGAGCAGATGTATCGGGCCTGGACCGTGTTGTCCGGCCACCCGTACCACAAATGA
- a CDS encoding bifunctional DedA family/phosphatase PAP2 family protein, which yields MSQWLDSLTAWLSSNPQWLGVAIFLIACTECLAIVGIIIPGTFLLFAVAVLAGSGALTLGETLALAYCGGLLGDALSYATGRYFHQDIRRLPGLRHHPQWLAGAELYFQRYGVASLLVGRFIGPLRPMLPMVAGMLNMPVGRFIAVSLLAAAGWVIAYLLPGWATGAALRLPLPEGFWPQAALLAGGLALVLVFSVHSSLREQRRASLLAAGLSLLLLGALFIGWPKLIPLDQGLLALFQEQRSASLDQLMVLITRLGDFTSQLAAGTLLCLLLLLARQWRAALFAGATLLGTALANGALKAWFARSRPEVLLEPLGSFSFPSGHSSAAVAFFLVLGVLAGRGQPARLRLAWLLLASLPAMAIAVSRVYLGVHWPSDIVAGALLAGSLCALSLSLTQRRTPLPALPAKVWWLVVPACLALLGVIATWHLSAGQLLYRY from the coding sequence ATGAGCCAATGGCTCGACAGCTTGACCGCCTGGCTCAGCAGCAACCCGCAATGGCTGGGTGTGGCGATTTTCCTGATCGCCTGTACCGAATGCCTGGCGATCGTCGGAATCATCATACCGGGCACATTTTTGCTGTTCGCCGTCGCCGTGCTGGCCGGTAGCGGCGCGCTGACCCTCGGCGAAACCCTGGCCCTGGCCTACTGCGGCGGCCTGCTCGGCGACGCCCTGTCCTACGCCACCGGGCGTTATTTTCACCAGGATATTCGTCGCCTGCCCGGCTTGCGCCATCACCCGCAATGGCTGGCCGGCGCCGAACTCTATTTCCAGCGCTATGGCGTCGCCAGCCTGTTGGTCGGGCGCTTTATCGGCCCATTACGGCCCATGCTGCCGATGGTCGCCGGCATGCTCAACATGCCTGTCGGGCGTTTCATCGCAGTCAGTCTGCTGGCCGCAGCGGGCTGGGTTATTGCTTACTTGTTGCCGGGCTGGGCCACCGGCGCGGCGCTACGCCTGCCGTTGCCGGAGGGTTTCTGGCCGCAGGCCGCACTACTCGCCGGCGGCTTGGCGCTGGTGCTGGTTTTCAGCGTGCACAGCAGCCTGCGCGAACAGCGTCGCGCCAGCCTGCTCGCCGCGGGTTTGAGCCTGCTGCTGCTAGGCGCTCTGTTCATCGGCTGGCCGAAACTGATTCCGCTCGACCAGGGCCTGCTGGCGTTGTTTCAGGAACAGCGCAGCGCCAGCCTCGACCAGCTGATGGTGCTGATCACCCGCCTCGGCGACTTCACCAGTCAATTGGCTGCCGGCACCCTGCTGTGCCTGTTGCTGTTGCTGGCCCGCCAGTGGCGCGCAGCGCTGTTTGCCGGCGCCACCCTGCTCGGCACCGCGCTGGCCAACGGCGCATTGAAAGCCTGGTTCGCCCGCAGCCGCCCGGAGGTCCTGCTCGAACCGCTGGGCAGCTTCAGTTTCCCCAGCGGCCACAGCTCCGCGGCGGTGGCGTTCTTTCTGGTACTCGGGGTATTGGCCGGGCGTGGTCAACCGGCCCGCCTGCGCCTGGCCTGGCTGCTGCTGGCCAGCCTGCCTGCCATGGCCATCGCCGTGTCGCGGGTGTACCTGGGGGTGCATTGGCCGAGCGACATAGTCGCCGGTGCCTTATTGGCTGGCAGCCTGTGCGCCCTGAGCCTGAGCCTGACGCAAAGGCGCACACCGCTGCCGGCGTTACCCGCCAAGGTGTGGTGGCTGGTTGTGCCCGCCTGCCTGGCGTTGCTGGGGGTCATCGCCACCTGGCATCTGTCGGCCGGGCAGCTGTTATACCGCTATTGA
- a CDS encoding DNA-3-methyladenine glycosylase has protein sequence MPDEPARSLPWPHARPLSVSFFDRDARLLARELLGKVIRHRCGTLWLSARIIETEAYYLDEKGSHASLGYTEKRKALFLDGGHIYMYYARGNDSLNFSAQGPGNAVLIKSAHPWLDPYSNGASLAQMQANNPDNQGQPRALDKLCAGQTLLCKALGLKVVDWDAQRFDPQRLFVEDVGERPAQVVQTARLGIPRGRDEQLPYRFVDAAFARCCTRNPLRRGQVEGRDYHLLGPQDTHR, from the coding sequence ATGCCTGACGAACCCGCCCGCAGCCTGCCCTGGCCACATGCCCGCCCCCTGAGCGTCAGCTTCTTCGACCGCGACGCGCGCTTACTCGCCCGCGAGCTGCTCGGCAAGGTAATCCGTCACCGCTGCGGCACGCTCTGGCTGAGCGCACGGATCATCGAGACCGAAGCCTATTACCTGGACGAAAAAGGCAGCCACGCCTCGCTCGGCTACACCGAGAAACGCAAAGCCTTGTTTCTCGACGGCGGGCACATCTATATGTATTACGCGCGCGGCAACGACTCGCTTAACTTCAGCGCACAGGGCCCAGGTAACGCAGTGCTGATCAAGTCTGCCCATCCCTGGCTCGACCCGTACTCGAACGGCGCCAGCCTGGCGCAGATGCAGGCCAACAACCCGGACAACCAAGGCCAGCCGCGCGCCCTGGACAAGCTCTGCGCCGGACAGACCTTGCTGTGCAAAGCGCTCGGCCTGAAAGTCGTGGACTGGGACGCGCAGCGCTTCGATCCGCAACGGCTGTTCGTCGAGGATGTCGGCGAGCGGCCGGCGCAGGTCGTGCAAACCGCCCGCTTGGGCATTCCCCGGGGACGCGACGAGCAGCTGCCCTACCGTTTCGTCGACGCCGCCTTCGCCCGCTGCTGCACGCGCAATCCGCTGCGTCGTGGCCAAGTCGAGGGACGCGACTACCATCTACTCGGCCCACAGGATACCCACCGATGA
- the rsfS gene encoding ribosome silencing factor has protein sequence MLSEDLVKLAIAALEDIKAQDITTIDVRDKTSITDYMVIASGTSSRHVKSLVDNVLEKVKEKGVRPLGSEGLDTGEWALLDLGDIVVHVMLPTARQFYDLERLWQGAEQSRAQFSPEPEQE, from the coding sequence ATGCTCAGCGAAGACCTGGTCAAACTGGCCATCGCTGCCCTGGAAGACATCAAGGCGCAAGACATCACCACCATCGATGTGCGCGACAAGACCAGCATCACCGACTACATGGTGATCGCCAGCGGCACGTCCAGCCGTCACGTCAAGTCGCTGGTCGACAACGTGCTGGAGAAGGTCAAGGAGAAGGGCGTGCGTCCGCTGGGCAGCGAAGGCCTGGACACAGGCGAGTGGGCGTTGCTTGACCTGGGTGACATCGTCGTCCACGTGATGCTGCCAACCGCACGGCAGTTCTACGACCTCGAGCGTCTCTGGCAGGGTGCCGAACAGAGCCGTGCGCAGTTCAGCCCTGAGCCGGAACAAGAGTAA